A single genomic interval of Camelina sativa cultivar DH55 chromosome 11, Cs, whole genome shotgun sequence harbors:
- the LOC104725955 gene encoding probable ADP-ribosylation factor GTPase-activating protein AGD5 — protein sequence MNEKANVSKELNARHRKILEGLLKHPENRECADCKTKGPRWASVNLGIFICMQCSGIHRSLGVHISKVRSATLDTWLPEQVAFIQSMGNEKANSYWEAELPPNYDRVGIENFIRAKYEEKRWVSRGEKARSPPRVEQERRKSVERSGPGYEHGHSSSPVNLFEERKTIPVSRTKNNVAATRINLPVPPQGPGQVMPQQKMESAAAPVETKKQAVNVAPASDPPKVDFATDLFNMLSMDDSTTNTSEATPADDNSWAGFQSAGSGQTAEKVVTTKPDESSSPPAPATGIEDLFKDTPNLTVQQAPQKDLKGDIMSLFEKTNIVSPFAMHQQQVAMLAQQQALYMAAAKAAGGTPNGVNQQAVANALNLASANWSNTGGYQIPGMTNPAGGQADLQKLMQNMHMNMNANMNMRPAQPQENTLQYPSSSFYTMGQANPVNGSTPNSTGKPQSSSAAQPTNTTPSSQSGKDFDFSSLMDGMFTKH from the exons ATGAACGAGAAAGCCAACGTCTCTAAGGAGCTTAATGCCCGCCATAGAAAG ATTCTTGAAGGGCTTCTTAAACATCCAGAGAACAGAGAATGTGCTGACTGCAAAACAAA AGGTCCAAGATGGGCTAGTGTTAATTTAGGTATCTTTATCTGCATGCAATGTTCTGGGATTCACAGGAGTCTCGGGGTACACATATCGAAG GTTCGATCTGCCACTCTAGACACATGGCTCCCCGAGCAGGTTGCATTTATACAGT CAATGGGAAATGAGAAAGCAAATAGTTACTGGGAAGCAGAGCTGCCCCCAAACTATGATAGAGTTGGAATTGAGAATTTCATACGGGCAAA GTATGAAGAGAAGAGATGGGTTTCTAGAGGGGAAAAGGCTAGATCACCCCCTAGAGTCGAGCAGGAACGGCGGAAATCTGTGGAGAGAAGTGGGCCTGGATATGAGCATGGGCACAGTAGTAGTCCTGTAAATTTGTTTGAGGAGAGGAAAACTATTCCAGTATCtagaacaaaaaataatgtTGCTGCAACGAGGATAAATCTTCCCGTACCTCCCCAAGGACCCGGTCAG GTTATGCCACAGCAGAAAATGGAGTCTGCAGCCGCTCCAGTGGAGACAAAAAAGCAAGCAGTAAATGTTGCACCAGCATCAGATCCTCCAAAGGTGGATTTTGCTACTGATCTCTTCAACATGCTATCAATGGATGATTCAACTACAAATACGTCAGAGGCAACTCCTGCCGATGATAACTCATGGGCTGGCTTTCAGT CGGCTGGAAGTGGTCAAACAGCAGAGAAAGTTGTCACAACGAAGCCGGATGAGAGCAGTTCTCCTCCAGCTCCAGCTACTGGGATTGAGGATTTGTTTAAAGACACACCTAATTTAACAGTCCAACAAGCACCACAGAAAGATTTGAAAGGCGATATCATGAGCCTATTTGAGAAG ACAAATATAGTGTCGCCTTTTGCCATGCATCAGCAACAGGTTGCTATGCTTGCTCAGCAGCAAGCCCTGTACATGGCTGCAGCAAAAGCAGCAGGAGGCACTCCAAACGGCGTGAATCAACAAGCTGTTGCTAATGCTCTTAACTTAGCTTCTGCAAATTGGTCAAACACTGGTGGATACCAGATCCCCGGAATGACTAACCCAGCAGGTGGTCAAGCTGATCTCCAGAAACTTATGCAA AACATGCACATGAACATGAACGCAAACATGAACATGAGACCTGCGCAACCGCAAGAAAACACTCTACAATACCCGTCTTCCAG CTTCTACACAATGGGACAAGCTAATCCGGTGAACGGTTCGACCCCAAACTCAACCGGTAAACCTCAGTCATCATCCGCGGCACAGCCAACAAACACCACACCATCTTCACAATCAGGCAAAGACTTTGATTTCTCTTCCTTGATGGATGGAATGTTCACAAAACATTGA